A window from Aquamicrobium lusatiense encodes these proteins:
- a CDS encoding DEAD/DEAH box helicase, producing MQTIKETIENLHGSLSDYIEATYHISAPSLIAQRQHLLERDGVIHRVPYLESTPKYQTGDTFGSMVGLPSAAQTLFSRLSSPSEGLPRLIYDPPYKHQAESLRHNLIDGKNLVIMTGTGSGKTESFLLPILGKFAQEAQTRPSVFAEQPAMRALIMYPMNALVNDQLGRLRALLGDPRLVSSFKEWCGRPPRFARYTSRTPYAGIRTSKKDSSRLQSFDSFYVDVLRRADSDDAEEKAQAVELLTALKDRGKWPAKPDLEAWFGQKGSAWQDRKTGEFVRAVTLPDDSELLTRHEVHAAPPDLLVTNYSMLEYMLMRPIERAIFDRTREWLADNPNETFLVVLDEAHLYRGAAGAEVGLLLRRLRDRIGVPEDRFRIICATASFKDADYAPAFGSQLSGVPADTFVPIEGTLDLKEGAGKGTLEDAEALSGIDLNAFYEADSDDAKLALITPLLDYRGVTGAESTERGLFDALKSFPAMCALINATMKEARPIAELGTFLFAGDVPAKTADEAVTVLMALGSVARPEPNLPGLLPCRIHNFFRGLPGLWVCMDPDCSELSEDQRDGICGKMYSQPSEECGCGARVLELFTCRNCGTAYARAYTDDVDSPRALWSEPGEQLRMASGETSPLLPIDLLLEQPAHDDGAEPADYDLETGQLNPLTPGPRMRTVFIRQDRLNDTADDENENDNSFESRGQFTPCAVCGKTARFGRSYVQDHQTKGDQPFQALLARQIQIQPPGPQEATPFAPLRGRKVLAFSDSRQVAARLAPNLQMYSERDSLRPLIISGFNWLKEQDAIRPHLNLDDLYFGVLLASKRLNVRLRPEMRGGENFDAEEVVDEAVRQDELEDPSTLLSLLLEIRAHRPPESLLSSMLTTLTDRFWGMEPLALATLKESDRHTKKILGLPPIPGFAETDEAKLAIARYWLRCWNNNGFRLAQMPGTWINRPPSEGFRVKPRNPKAKIKAIESVIDDKAARKVFWDSWSPELLKWFTQSVESGYRCLNGSELSLQFDGAWVHCSSCKSVHRPIPGIESCLDCGSDTVSALDPDADPVFLARKGFYRKPVTQALEDPPRQPMALIAAEHTAQLNAPQNEDVFSKAEENELLFQDIALSGSGLGGRSTAIDILSSTTTMEVGIDLGALSGVALRNMPPGRANYQQRAGRAGRRGNAVATVVAFGSADSHDEHYFSQPDEMIRGDVVDPKLTLDNPEIVRRHIRAFLLQNYHQDRLPIIDPDQPHDLFSVLGSVSGFRKADSLLNRDDFAAWLADNEETLRTRIAGWIPEQLSGDDRALLLGEFVSDCLQAVDEAIAPGPGEEDETEDEDDDDIAGDEEAAEEGEEHPQQASSPGKMLDRLLYCGKLPRYAFPTDVATFHVFDRDRSSRHRHIMKFAPSQGLPIALSQYAPDKQVWIAGKCYTSGAIYSVMKDDRFHAWESKRLYMECSDCGFARTFEAGEIVRNDTTDCEACGGENTFGPARYWMRPPGFAHPIGVEEMTSPDEIPETSYATRAKLTMGTPGDDEGWSEANERIRSLKTRRHLLVSNTGPQQEGYNYCVKCGRIEASNTPSSILAAPHRKPYPDDDDKLMCDGIGPTRHLVLGTDFITDIALFSMRVAAPLKLKPGHYSTDVALRTVSEALAKAACQILEIEPGELMAEYRPALTPAGKSGLEAEIFLYDTLPGGAGFASQFADRGLELFQRALQLLKTCPEDCDASCYRCLRSFKNKFEHRLLDRHVGAELLEYLLTGQNPGFSAERLKRSTALLLNDLLRRDEGMATFEAGPKIAYGNGKSVTAPILAECKGRKFVIALSGPLTTGHPADPTIAEFRDSGTEYQVIVENELVIRGNLPTATRTIYQQVTG from the coding sequence ATGCAGACAATTAAAGAAACTATAGAAAACCTGCACGGCTCGCTGAGTGACTATATCGAGGCGACATACCACATAAGTGCCCCATCGTTGATTGCGCAGCGGCAACACCTTCTTGAACGTGACGGTGTCATTCATCGCGTCCCTTATCTCGAATCGACGCCTAAATACCAAACGGGCGATACATTCGGCTCAATGGTCGGACTGCCGTCGGCCGCGCAGACGCTCTTTTCACGATTGAGTTCTCCGAGCGAAGGCCTTCCGCGGTTGATTTACGATCCTCCGTACAAGCACCAGGCGGAGTCGCTTCGTCACAACCTCATCGATGGAAAGAATCTGGTCATCATGACGGGGACGGGTTCGGGAAAGACGGAATCTTTCCTTCTTCCGATCCTGGGCAAGTTTGCGCAGGAGGCGCAAACGCGTCCCAGTGTCTTCGCTGAGCAGCCCGCGATGCGGGCGCTAATCATGTATCCGATGAATGCGCTCGTAAACGACCAGTTGGGGCGACTTCGCGCCTTGCTGGGCGACCCGCGCCTCGTCAGTTCCTTCAAGGAGTGGTGTGGCCGCCCACCTCGATTTGCCCGATATACAAGCCGGACCCCGTATGCGGGCATTCGCACGTCGAAGAAGGATTCGTCGCGACTACAATCCTTCGACAGCTTCTACGTCGACGTGCTCAGGCGTGCGGACAGCGACGATGCCGAAGAAAAGGCACAAGCTGTAGAGTTGCTGACCGCCTTGAAGGATCGCGGCAAATGGCCAGCAAAACCCGATCTGGAAGCCTGGTTCGGGCAAAAGGGCAGCGCTTGGCAAGACCGGAAGACGGGAGAGTTCGTCAGGGCGGTTACGCTGCCTGACGACTCCGAACTTCTGACGCGACACGAAGTCCATGCCGCACCGCCTGACCTGCTCGTCACGAACTACTCGATGCTCGAATACATGCTCATGCGGCCGATTGAGCGAGCAATCTTTGACAGGACACGTGAGTGGCTTGCTGACAACCCGAACGAGACCTTTCTGGTGGTGCTCGACGAAGCGCACCTCTATCGCGGTGCCGCCGGCGCAGAAGTGGGACTGCTGCTAAGACGGTTGCGGGACCGGATCGGTGTCCCGGAAGACCGTTTCCGGATCATCTGCGCGACAGCGAGTTTCAAAGATGCTGACTATGCCCCGGCGTTTGGATCGCAACTCTCCGGCGTCCCGGCTGATACCTTCGTTCCAATCGAAGGCACACTCGATCTCAAGGAAGGTGCCGGGAAGGGAACGTTGGAGGACGCCGAAGCCCTTTCCGGGATTGATCTGAATGCATTCTACGAGGCGGATTCTGACGATGCCAAGCTGGCATTGATTACGCCGTTGCTCGACTACCGAGGCGTTACGGGTGCGGAATCGACAGAACGTGGGCTCTTCGATGCGTTGAAATCGTTCCCTGCTATGTGCGCACTAATTAATGCGACGATGAAGGAAGCCCGGCCCATCGCCGAGCTTGGCACTTTTCTGTTTGCCGGCGATGTTCCGGCCAAAACCGCCGATGAAGCCGTTACTGTCCTGATGGCGCTCGGTAGCGTTGCGAGGCCGGAGCCGAATCTACCCGGATTGCTGCCCTGCCGCATACACAACTTCTTTCGGGGCTTGCCTGGCCTTTGGGTTTGTATGGACCCAGACTGCAGCGAGCTCTCCGAGGATCAACGTGATGGCATCTGCGGGAAGATGTACTCGCAGCCGTCGGAAGAATGCGGGTGTGGTGCCCGGGTCCTTGAGTTGTTCACCTGCCGCAACTGCGGGACCGCTTACGCTCGCGCCTATACCGACGACGTCGATTCACCGCGTGCTCTCTGGTCCGAGCCGGGAGAGCAGTTGCGCATGGCGAGTGGAGAGACAAGCCCGTTGCTACCTATCGACTTGCTTCTTGAGCAGCCTGCGCACGACGATGGCGCCGAACCAGCCGACTACGATCTGGAAACAGGGCAACTGAATCCGCTCACACCCGGACCGCGCATGCGAACGGTCTTCATCCGTCAGGATCGACTGAACGATACCGCCGATGACGAGAATGAGAACGACAACAGCTTCGAGTCACGTGGTCAGTTCACTCCGTGCGCGGTTTGCGGCAAGACGGCACGCTTTGGGCGCAGCTATGTGCAAGACCATCAAACCAAGGGTGACCAGCCCTTCCAGGCGTTACTCGCCCGACAAATCCAAATTCAGCCTCCAGGGCCACAAGAAGCGACACCATTTGCTCCTCTGCGCGGCCGCAAAGTGCTCGCCTTCTCGGACTCCCGACAAGTGGCAGCTCGCCTCGCACCCAATCTGCAGATGTATTCCGAGCGAGATTCTCTCCGCCCCCTGATCATCAGCGGCTTCAATTGGCTCAAGGAACAGGATGCAATTCGCCCGCACCTGAATCTCGACGACCTATATTTTGGTGTGTTGCTCGCCTCTAAACGCCTGAACGTGCGCCTGCGTCCGGAAATGCGGGGCGGGGAAAACTTTGATGCTGAAGAAGTTGTAGACGAGGCGGTCCGCCAGGATGAACTGGAAGATCCGTCGACCTTGTTGAGCCTGCTGTTGGAAATTCGGGCTCACCGTCCGCCGGAGTCGCTGCTTAGCAGCATGCTGACGACCTTGACCGACAGGTTTTGGGGGATGGAACCCCTGGCGCTCGCAACTTTGAAAGAAAGCGATCGCCACACAAAGAAGATATTGGGCCTGCCGCCGATACCGGGGTTCGCTGAGACCGATGAGGCCAAACTTGCGATCGCGCGTTACTGGTTGCGGTGCTGGAACAACAACGGCTTCAGGCTTGCGCAGATGCCGGGCACCTGGATTAATCGGCCGCCATCAGAAGGGTTTCGGGTCAAGCCGCGAAACCCGAAAGCTAAGATCAAGGCGATTGAATCCGTCATCGACGATAAGGCCGCCAGGAAGGTCTTTTGGGATAGCTGGTCGCCGGAACTGCTCAAGTGGTTCACGCAATCAGTGGAGAGTGGGTATCGGTGCCTGAACGGCAGCGAGCTTTCGCTCCAGTTTGATGGTGCCTGGGTGCATTGCTCAAGTTGCAAATCGGTCCATCGTCCTATCCCTGGCATTGAAAGCTGCCTTGACTGCGGAAGTGATACCGTCTCCGCGCTTGATCCAGATGCCGACCCGGTCTTTCTTGCGCGCAAAGGTTTTTATCGCAAACCGGTTACGCAGGCACTTGAGGACCCGCCGCGGCAGCCGATGGCTCTCATTGCCGCTGAACACACTGCCCAGCTCAACGCGCCGCAAAACGAGGATGTGTTCTCCAAAGCAGAAGAAAATGAGCTCTTGTTCCAGGATATCGCGCTGAGTGGGAGCGGTCTTGGAGGGCGTTCCACCGCAATCGACATTTTGTCCAGCACGACGACTATGGAAGTCGGTATCGACCTCGGAGCATTGTCAGGCGTGGCCCTGCGAAACATGCCGCCTGGGCGTGCTAACTATCAGCAGCGGGCAGGCCGTGCAGGTCGCCGCGGCAATGCTGTAGCCACAGTCGTCGCGTTTGGGAGCGCAGACAGCCATGATGAGCACTATTTCTCCCAGCCCGACGAGATGATCCGGGGTGATGTCGTCGACCCGAAACTGACATTGGACAACCCTGAGATCGTGCGCCGCCACATCCGCGCGTTCCTCCTGCAGAACTATCACCAGGATCGCCTTCCGATCATCGACCCTGACCAACCACACGATCTATTTTCTGTTCTGGGAAGTGTCTCCGGTTTTCGGAAGGCGGATTCGCTCTTGAATCGGGATGACTTCGCGGCATGGCTCGCCGACAATGAGGAGACGTTGCGTACCCGCATAGCCGGGTGGATTCCTGAGCAGCTATCCGGAGACGATCGGGCTCTTCTCCTAGGTGAGTTCGTCAGTGATTGCCTTCAAGCTGTGGACGAGGCCATCGCCCCTGGTCCCGGTGAAGAGGACGAGACCGAGGATGAGGACGACGACGATATCGCCGGTGACGAAGAAGCAGCTGAGGAAGGAGAAGAACACCCGCAGCAGGCTTCCAGCCCCGGCAAGATGCTGGACCGCCTCCTTTACTGCGGGAAGCTACCTCGATACGCATTTCCGACTGATGTTGCGACCTTCCACGTATTCGACCGCGACCGGTCGTCCCGCCACAGACACATCATGAAATTCGCGCCCTCACAGGGCTTGCCGATAGCGCTTTCCCAATATGCGCCGGACAAACAGGTCTGGATTGCGGGTAAGTGCTACACCTCGGGGGCCATCTATTCGGTCATGAAGGACGACCGCTTCCACGCTTGGGAGAGCAAACGTCTCTACATGGAATGCAGCGACTGTGGTTTCGCGAGGACGTTCGAAGCGGGTGAAATCGTCCGCAATGACACGACTGATTGCGAGGCATGCGGTGGCGAAAACACATTTGGGCCCGCTCGCTACTGGATGCGGCCGCCGGGATTTGCTCACCCGATCGGCGTCGAGGAGATGACGTCTCCAGACGAAATTCCGGAAACTAGCTACGCCACCCGAGCGAAGTTGACGATGGGAACGCCGGGAGACGATGAGGGCTGGTCCGAAGCTAATGAGCGAATCCGTAGCTTGAAAACTCGGCGGCACCTCCTGGTGTCGAATACGGGTCCGCAGCAAGAAGGATACAACTACTGTGTCAAATGCGGCCGAATAGAAGCGAGCAACACCCCTTCGTCGATCCTGGCGGCGCCCCACCGCAAGCCTTATCCGGATGATGACGACAAACTCATGTGTGATGGCATTGGACCGACACGCCACCTCGTGCTTGGGACCGATTTCATCACGGACATCGCGCTGTTCTCAATGCGCGTGGCCGCGCCGCTCAAGCTGAAGCCGGGACACTATTCAACGGATGTCGCGCTGCGAACTGTCAGCGAAGCACTTGCCAAGGCGGCATGCCAGATACTGGAGATCGAGCCTGGTGAGTTGATGGCCGAGTATCGACCTGCGCTCACTCCTGCGGGGAAAAGCGGGTTGGAAGCAGAGATCTTTCTCTATGACACGCTTCCTGGCGGCGCGGGCTTTGCGAGTCAGTTTGCAGATCGCGGACTTGAGCTGTTCCAGCGCGCACTCCAGTTGCTGAAAACCTGCCCCGAGGACTGTGACGCTTCGTGCTACCGCTGTTTGCGGAGCTTTAAGAACAAATTCGAACATCGCCTGCTCGACAGGCATGTGGGCGCTGAACTGCTGGAATATCTGCTGACAGGACAGAATCCCGGATTCAGCGCTGAACGCCTCAAGCGATCTACAGCCTTGTTGCTGAACGATCTCCTCCGGCGCGACGAGGGGATGGCGACATTCGAGGCTGGGCCAAAAATCGCCTATGGGAATGGAAAGTCGGTAACGGCTCCAATTCTTGCTGAATGCAAAGGTCGGAAGTTCGTCATTGCACTTTCGGGGCCGTTGACGACAGGTCATCCCGCTGATCCGACGATAGCTGAATTTCGCGACAGCGGCACTGAGTACCAGGTCATTGTCGAGAATGAACTCGTCATACGGGGTAACCTTCCAACGGCAACGCGCACCATCTACCAGCAGGTCACCGGTTGA